The genomic window GGCTGCCGATCGCCCATTCGGTCGAGTACCAGGCGATCCGCAAGGAGGTGCTGAACTACGTCATCACCCCCGTGCGCATCCACGACTTCCGCGGCGTGGACATCCGGGAGTAGCGTGGCGACATCTCGATTCGTAGGGAGACAACCCCATGTCCCGCTTCCTGTCCGCCACGGCGATGGCGCTGGCCCTCGCCGCGGGGATGGCCGCGTCGGCCGAGGCCAAGACGCTGGTCTACTGCTCCGAAGGCAGCCCGGAGAACTTCAACCCGCAGATCAACACCACCGGCACCAGCTTCGACGCCGCGCTGCCGGTCTATGACGGGCTGGTGGCCTTCGAGAAGGGCACCACCAAGGTGGTCCCCGCGCTGGCCGAGTCCTGGGACGTGTCGGACGACGGCACCGTCTACACCTTCCACCTGCGCAAGGGCGTCAAGTTCCACTCGAACGAGAATTTCACCCCGACGCGCGACTTCAACGCCGACGACGTGCTGTTCTCGTTCAACCGGATGTGGAAGGAGGACAGCCCGTACCACAAGGTGTCCGGCGGGTCGTACGACTATTTCGGCGACATGGGCATGCCGACGCTGCTGAAGGCGATCGACAAGGTCGACGATTACACGGTGAAATTCACCCTGACCCGGCCGGAGGCGCCCTTCATCGCCAACATGGCGATGAACTTCGCCGAGATCCTGTCGGCCGAATACGCCGACGCGATGATGAAGGCGGGGACGCCGGAGCAGGTCGACCAGGTGCCGATCGGCACCGGGCCCTTCCGCTTCGTGCAGTACCAGCCGGACGCGCTGATCCGCTACAAGGCCTTCGACGAGGCCTGGAGCGGCCGCGAGAAGATCGACAACCTGGTCTTCGCCATCACCCCGGACGCGGCGGTGCGCTACGCCAAGCTGCAGGCCGGCGAATGCCACGTCATGCCGTACCCGAACCCGGCCGACCTGCCGGCGATGCAGAAGGACCCGAACCTCAACGTGCTGAGCCAGCCCGGGCTGAACACCGGCTACCTGGCCTTCAACGTCACCAAGAAGCCGTTCGACGACGTGCGCGTGCGCCAGGCCGTCGACATGGCGGTGAACAAGCAGGCGATCCTGGAGGCGGTGTACCAGGGCACCGGCCAGGCGGCGAAGAACCCGATCCCGCCGACCATCTGGTCCTACAACGACGGCATACAGG from Inquilinus sp. Marseille-Q2685 includes these protein-coding regions:
- a CDS encoding ABC transporter substrate-binding protein, which encodes MSRFLSATAMALALAAGMAASAEAKTLVYCSEGSPENFNPQINTTGTSFDAALPVYDGLVAFEKGTTKVVPALAESWDVSDDGTVYTFHLRKGVKFHSNENFTPTRDFNADDVLFSFNRMWKEDSPYHKVSGGSYDYFGDMGMPTLLKAIDKVDDYTVKFTLTRPEAPFIANMAMNFAEILSAEYADAMMKAGTPEQVDQVPIGTGPFRFVQYQPDALIRYKAFDEAWSGREKIDNLVFAITPDAAVRYAKLQAGECHVMPYPNPADLPAMQKDPNLNVLSQPGLNTGYLAFNVTKKPFDDVRVRQAVDMAVNKQAILEAVYQGTGQAAKNPIPPTIWSYNDGIQDYQYDPEAAKKLLAEAGYADGFESDLWAMPVQRPYNPNAQRIAELIQADLAKIGIKTKIVSYEWGEYRKRTQAGEHQMAQMGWSGDNGDPDNFFNNLLGCDAAREGGSNIAKWCNQDFEKLIQKAKATADQAERAKLYEQAQVIFHDQAPWLPIAHSVVYEPIRKEVSGYKIIPVGLHDFRGVDIAE